The Sulfurimonas sp. genome segment GTACATTGCTTGTTGAAAAAAGCTTGGATAGAATAAAAACCGGTAAAAATCTTGTGGATTTTTACGCTCAAAAAGGGATTACTGATATCTCTATAGATAACAAAAAGATTGATTATGAGATTAGAGAAGGGATGATTTCAAGAGCCAAAGAAATGGGATATACTCTTTATATCTGGGATAAATCACCTAACTATTTGGATGGAACTTCTCTTGTTTTTAGTAATGTGGGCGACAAAGTTACTGCACCAGTTGCGATTTTGGGTGAAAAAGAGGGTGAAAATATAGAGATTCTTGGGGGTGTTTCTTCAAGAAACACTTTGAAAAATGGAGAAAAAGGGGAGAATTTAGGCGAAAATGATGCTAATCAAAAGTCGCCTAAAGTAAAAATTACATAGGTGTTTCTTCAAGAAACACCTATGTAATTGATTATAAAATGCCCATTTCTTTCATCTTGATTTTAAGTTGCATCTCTTCAATTGCGAGTTTTTTACTTTCGTTTTGAGCGTTTAAAATCATTAGTCCACTGTTGTTGTCGGTTGCTGCTGCGACGGGGGATTTGTCTTTATCTTGAATGTGGATATCTTGCACAAGGACTCCTTTTTCGTCTCGATACTCTTCTGCACTGATTATTTCGGTGTCATGCAGTTCGCTTTCATCTTCATATTGTGTTGCGAGCCTCCTACTCTCTTTCATTTCTAGCTTTTCAAAGTCAAAATCATACGCGACTTCTTGTCGCAATTTATGAATGTTTTCCCAATTACCTTTTCCAAAAAGGTGCGGATTAAGGTAAATTTGATTCTCTTTTATTATTCCCTTGATAAGGATTTGTTTATCGAGAAGGGATTTTGTCGCTTTTTGAATAGAGCTAATTCCAACACCCAAGGCTTTAGCCATATCCTGCTTCGTGCCCGAAGAAAGGAGCACTATATTTCGAATGCCGACAAAATTTTGAAGGATTTGAGCCAATACTCCTTTTTCGCCAGTGTTTAGATTCTCTAAGAAAGCCACATGTTCGGTGAAGAGCATAATAAAGTCAGGTGTTTTTTCTACTTTTCTAAGCACTCTATTACGTGTGTTTGTTACTTCTCCCGTTATATTATCTCTAAAGGAGCAGTTCTCTTCGTAGATAATATTTTTTTTACTTCCTAAAGTATGTTTTTTTCTTTCTGTCTCCACGGTGATTCCTTGTCTATATTAACAGAATAATCTATTCGTTTTTTTGAAAAATGAATCTTCAATAAGCGGAGTATAGCTCTCTGTATGTGCAGAAGTATATAAGAGTATTTATTACTTTTAGCTTAAACGGAATAAAAAGAGGTACAAAAACAGATTAAAACATTCCTTAAAGGTATTTTAGTGAATTGTGGGCTAAAACGG includes the following:
- a CDS encoding replication/maintenance protein RepL codes for the protein METERKKHTLGSKKNIIYEENCSFRDNITGEVTNTRNRVLRKVEKTPDFIMLFTEHVAFLENLNTGEKGVLAQILQNFVGIRNIVLLSSGTKQDMAKALGVGISSIQKATKSLLDKQILIKGIIKENQIYLNPHLFGKGNWENIHKLRQEVAYDFDFEKLEMKESRRLATQYEDESELHDTEIISAEEYRDEKGVLVQDIHIQDKDKSPVAAATDNNSGLMILNAQNESKKLAIEEMQLKIKMKEMGIL